In a single window of the Arachis hypogaea cultivar Tifrunner chromosome 6, arahy.Tifrunner.gnm2.J5K5, whole genome shotgun sequence genome:
- the LOC114927821 gene encoding protein FAR1-RELATED SEQUENCE 5-like, whose translation MKDTNQNFFYAVKLDEECKFKSALWVDARCRASYEYYGDAVSVDSTYSTNKHGLPFVSFVGVNHHGKSILIGCALLGNEEIPSYELVFSQWVKYMGTALQHLYDDRRMWVPIYFKDEFWASIRSTRRSESMHTFYGGYLHSKTNLEQRELEDDAADSRGVIPCATTSRMEKQFQQKYTMSILWDVQTEFVKKANCKVFVVDEHGPLVCVKVEEEILVNDTILCVLYDVQYDPST comes from the exons ATGAAGGACACAAATCAGAACTTCTTTTACGCGGTGAAGTTGGACGAGGAGTGTAAATTTAAGAGTGCATTATGGGTGGATGCAAGATGTCGGGCGTCGTATGAATACTACGGAGACGCCGTGTCAGTTGATAGCACGTACAGTACAAACAA GCATGGATTACCGTTTGTGTCGTTTGTTGGAGTCAACCACCATGGCAAGTCAATCCTTATCGGTTGTGCTTTGCTTGGGAATGAGGAAATCCCAAGTTATGAGTTGGTCTTTAGCCAATGGGTGAAGTACATGGGAACTGCTCTACAGC atctATATGATGACCGACGCATGTGGGTCCCGATATACTTCAAGGATGAATTTTGGGCTTCCATAAGGAGTACAAGAAGAAGTGAGAGCATGCACACATTCTATGGTGGATATTTACACAGTAAGACTAACTTG GAGCAGAGAGAATTGGAGGATGATGCAGCAGACTCGAGGGGGGTTATCCCTTGTGCAACGACCTCGCGTATGGAGAAACAGTTTCAGCAAAAGTATACCATGAGCATATTATGGGATGTTCAAACTGAGTTTGTGAAGAAGGCTAATTGCAAAGTTTTTGTAGTTGATGAACATGGTCCATTGGTCTGCGTAAAGGTAGAAGAGGAGATACTAGTCAACGATACTATTCTATGCGTTCTGTACGATGTTCAGTATGACCCTTCCACATAG